The Paramicrobacterium fandaimingii DNA segment AGTCGTTCGCACGTCACGTATCGGCGCGAGAACGCGGCCGGCGATGAACCAACCGGTGACGCCGGCGAGGAGAAGCGAGACGATGGCAACGATCGACATGATCCAGATTGTCGACCAGGCTTCGTCGTATTCGGGCGCGAGAAACTCAGCGATAACAAGCTGTCCTGTCGCTGGGTCACCCTCAACCGAGACAGGAATGACGGCGTACTTCACGGGGCCAGCATCCGTTGTGAGGGTTCCGGTTGTCGGGGTCGTGACGGCCGCGGCCGTTCGAACGAAGGCCGAGTCCTGGTCGAGACGTACCGTAGGATCGCCCCCGCTTCGGCGATCAGCAACCCCATCGATGATGCTGAAGAACATCTCAGAGTCTTCGGCGAGGTTGTGCTGCAGATGGCTTGTGAGAACCTCCCTCACCGCGAAAAACTCCGTACCTGTTCTGGGGTCGGGTTTGCTGGCAAATGCGCGAAACTTATCTGCCTCGTGGCTCAGCTCCGCCGCTACTTGGGCGTCTGCACGAGAAAAGAGCGACCGCCCTGTCACGGCGACAATCGCGACGATGGCGATCGTCACGAGCAGGAGAATCCATGCGAGAATGCGTGTGCGTGCCGTCACTCCGCGACGGTGTTCAGTCATCGTCGTCGCTGTCGTCGTCATCACCGTCGTCATCATCATCGTCGCCTGCATCGGGTGGGGGAGCAGGCGGAACTGTCGAGGCGCCGTCGCGGGGCGGTGTCGATGACGGCGGGTCAGTCGGGGCCGTCGTTCCGGAGTCGGGTGGCGGTGTTCCCGTCGGAGTGATGACGACGGCCGGCCCGAGCGTCGGCTCATCGGGTTGCAGCAGAACTTCTGCGCTCCACCAGATTCCTGCTGCGATGATGAGCGCAGCAGGAATCGCCAACCAGCTCAAACGTGCCATGGCTCAAGTGTGACTGAGAACCATGCGGCGTTGGTGAGATCTCGATGAGAGAGCTCTCATCATCGCCCGCACTGCACGAGGTCAGGCCGCGAGCGGCAGTGCCTCGAAATCAGGGGCAGCGTCCGTCGCCAGCCGCGCATGCGTCTCGACGTCGAACCGCTCGGTTCCGTAGCGGAGCCTCTCACGTTCGATTCCCTCGGCGCGAAACCCGGCGCGCGTCGCGACGCGGCAGGACGCGGGGTTGTCAACGCGATGCCCGAGCGAAAGGCGGTGAAGGCTCTGTTCCGTGAAAGCCCACGCGCTGATCGTCGCGAGCGCGCGGGTTGCGATGCCCTGTCCGCGAGCGCTGGCGGCGAGCCAGTAGTAGGTCCATCCCGTGCTGTGGCGGTATTCGATGTTGCTGATGCCGACATTGCCAACGGGAATGTCGTCGATGCATGCGGCGAGATTCACGGCGGATGCTTCGTTGGGCAGGGCATCCCGAATGAACGCGCGGCACGCCTCTATCGTCGACACGTCGGCGGTGCCCACCTGGCGAGTGAGATCGGGCGACGTGACGATGCACTCTCGAAGCGCGGAGGCATCGGAGAGACTCCAGGGCCGCAGCGTGATCATGATGCGACCCTACAGGGCGGTCAGTCTGTTGTGCTCGCCACCTCGAGCGCATCCGTCGAAACCGGCACGAGACGCGCCAGCTGGGTCACATGACGCGGCTCTAATTCGGTGATCGACGAGACACCAAGCAACTTCATGGTGCGCACGATTTCGTCGCGCAGAATTGCGATTGTGCGGTCGACTCCTTCACGCCCGCCCGCCATGAGTCCGTAGAGGTAGGCGCGGCCGATGAGCGTGAAGTCGGCGCCGAGAGCAAGAGAGGCGACGACGTCTGCACCGTTCATGATGCCGGTGTCGATCATGACGGTGGCATCTGCGCCGACCTCCTGGCGAACTTTCGGCAGCAGGTGGAAGGGAATCGGAGCGCGGTCGAGCTGACGGCCACCGTGGTTTGACAGCACGATTCCGTCAACGCCCCGATCGACGAGCTTGGCGGCATCCTGAACATTCTGCACGCCCTTGATGACGATCTTGCCCGGCCACATTCCGCGAATGACGTCGAGGTCGTCAAAGCTGATCGTTGGGTCCATCGCGGCGTCGAGCAGTTCGCCGACGGTGCCGCCAGTCGACGACAGCGACGCGAACTCCAGCTTGGGCGTGGTGAGAAAGTCGATCCACCACCATGGGCGCGGTATCGCGTTGATGATCGTCCCCGGCGTCAGCTGCGGCGGAATGGAGAAGCCATTGCGCGTGTCGCGCAGTCGTGCGCCGGCGACGGGCGTATCGACGGTAAAGAAGAGGGTGTCGAATCCGGATGCCGCTGCGCGACGCGTCAGCTCGTAGGACACTTCGCGGTCGCGCATGACGTACAGCTGAAACCAGTTGCGACCGTGCGGGTTCGCCGCTTTCACATCTTCGATTGACGTGGTGCCGAGTGTGGAGAGCGTGAAGGGGATGCCGGCATCGCGTGCTGCGCTCGCGCCCGCGATCTCGCCCTCCGTCTGCATGAGTCGCGTGAACCCGGTGGGCGCGATGCCGAACGGCAGGGCGCTGTGGTCGCCGAGGATCGTCGTCGATGTGTCGACGTGTGCAGCGGGACGCAGCACGTCGGGGTGAAACTCGATGTCTTTGAACGCTTGGCGGGCGCGGTCGAGCGAGAGCTCGCCTTCGGCGGCGCCGTCTGTGTAGTCGAAGGCGGCTGCGGGAGTGCGCTTCTTGGCGATCGTGCGCAGATCATCGATGGTGAGTGCAGAGCCAAGACGACGCTTCTTGCCGTTGAACTCCGGCTTCTTGAACGACATGAGCTCGAAGATCTCAGCGGGCTTCGGGAGCTGGCGAGTGACCATTCTGCGATTCCTCTCGGTGTGGTGGTTCGGTGATCTGGGCGTAGTAGCCCGTGATGTGGGCGTGAACACGTGCTCGAGCGGCATCCGGGTCGTGCTCGGTGATGGCCGCGAGAACTCCGGCGTGCTCGGTGCGCAGTCGTGCTGCCGTCGCGGGCCAGTCTTCGATGCGTGCGCTGCCTTCGCGGGCGTACGATTCGATGGCGTCGCGAAGGCCGGCCATCGTCGCCGCGATGACGTCGTTGCCCGAGGCCTCCGCGAGAGCGAGGTGAAAGCGGGCGTCGAGCACCAGAAACTCGTCTGAGGTGAGGTCGTCGGCATCCATGGCGGTGAGCAGGACCTCTGCGGCGCTGAGATCCGGATGCTGGTTTGCAAGCTCTTCGGCGACCGCAGCCTCGAGAACGAGGCGAGTATCGACGATGTCGCGCAGTGCGAATCCCTGCGCGGCGACCTGAAGTCGCAGCAGTGCCGACATGCCGCCTCGTGGGGTGGCGACGATGATCGCTCCAGCGCTCGGGCCCGAGCCGGCGGCCGTGCGGATGAGGCCGAGAACCTCGAGAACGCGCAGTGCTTCGCGCACGCTTGAGCGCCCGACACCGAGTTCGGCCGCGAGAGCGCGCTCCCCGGGGAGGCGATCACCGGGAATGAGCGTGCCGTCGAGAAGATCGGCCTCCACGCGGGAGAGCACGGTCTCCCATGCGCGCTGCTCGTCAGCCACGGCACCTCCGGTTGCGTTGTGTGGTCAGACCTGTGTGGTCAGCCTTGTGTGGTCAGACCACAGCGTACCACCGCCAACAACTGCGTGCCGGTCCGCGCGCGTTCGTGCGTCCCAAATGTTGCTGGGGGCAGTTCGTGCTCGTCACATGGGCCGCATGAGTTCCGCGGTCAGACGCCGCCTCCGCCGCCCCCTCCTCCGCCGCCGCCACCGGCAGAGCCGCCTCCACCCGAGCCGCCCGTGCTCGATGACGAGCTGACGGCGCTGGTCGACAGCGTTGAGATGCCGCTCGAGAATGCCGCCGCGCTGAATCCACCGGCGCCGTAGTACCACCCGGGCGTCGTGTTTCCGGTGTACTGGTACAGCACCGCGAGTTGGTCGGCCCACTGCTTTTCCTGCCCGAAGACCACGGCAAACGGCAGCAGCTTCTCGTACAGGTGCAGCACCTGGCGCGGATCGGTGGGGTCGAATGTTCTGCGCTCTGCACCAGACGGCGACTGCAGCATCCTGATTCGGTCTGCTTCCGCCCACCTGATGAACTCCTCAAGGCCCTTGAGATGATCGCGCACGTCCGCGCCCGCCGGCGAGAGCGGTCTGTGGATCACGAGCACGAGCGAGGTGCCGAATGCCGCGACGGAGGCCAGTAGCAGAAGAATGGGCAGAGCCGGGTCAACGTGCACGGCAAGCGAGACAATTCCGAACCCGACCGAAGCCAGCATGACGAGAAAACTGATCAGCACGCCGATCACGCCCGCCCTGGAGTTGTTGGTGCGCCACAGCCCGAGACCCTTCAAACTGGTCTTCGCCCAGGTGAGTGTGTCTTGGGCCACCTTGGAGAAGCGACGGTCGGTGCTGCCGAACTCGAAGACGGCGCCGGCGGGGGCACCTCCGAAAAGTCCGTACAGCAGCATCCGGCCGTCGACATCGGCCTTTGACGGATCGAGAAGCTGAGCCTGCAGTCGTGCGCCGCCAAACAGCTTGCGCTTGCCCTCGAGAATGCGGATGCTGCCGCTCACTGCCTGCTCGAGCACCTCGGCGGGAATCGCCTTGGGCTTCTTGCCCAGAAATACCGCGGCCTGCAGGGCGTCGATGCCGCGGGGCGGTTCGTACTCGGCGATGATCGTCGGTCGCCCAGGTGAGTCCTTGAGCGTGCGCACGCGGGTGATGATCGCGGGAATGATCATGCCCAGCGCGGCGATCGTCGCCAGAAGCTGCAGCCAGCCCCACGGGCGCGCGAAGAACGATGTGTCGTACGGCACGAACGTTCCTTGCTCGAAGCCGACCGCGAAGGTCATTGTCTCGTGGGGGTTCAGATCATACGCGGATGCCGTGACGGTGGCCGCCCCCTCGGCATCCGTCATCGCTGAAATCGTGCACTCGTCCGTCGCTCCCTGAGCGCCCTGGTAGCAGGACTGTTCACCGGTGAGTGCGTCGGCGAGCTCGGCCGGAACATGCAGGGTCGCCGTCACTGAGCCGAACGGTTGAACCCAGTCGACACCGTTGACGTCCCAGTAGAACTCTTCGGTGTCGGACTCTTCGAACGACCATGTGACGTGGTGAAGCGTGTAGGTGAAAACGAAGGTCTGCGAGCCGTGCAGGTAATCGTCGGAGCGCGACGTCATCTGAAATGTGCCGTCTTCGGAATCGGTCTCGGTCGGCCGCTCGATGCCCTCGCCATCGGTGATCGAGACAAGTTCGGGGTCAAGCGGCTGGCCGTTATAGGTGGTTGGGATGCTGCGACGCATTCCGTGGTTCTGGTCGATGTCGGGGAAGATCGCCGTGAACTCCTCGACCACCTTAAGCGTGCTGCCGCCGTCGTCATCGCGCCCCAGCGTGTAGTCGACGGAGAGCTCGGCGAACTCGAAGTCGTTGACGTCGCCCGCGAACGGGCCGAGTGCCGAGGCGGCGGGCGTCGTGCTGACGTCTGCTGCGAAGGCGGCCGGCCCGGTCAGCATCGTTGTGGCGATCGCCGCCCCCGCGACGATCGCCGCCCCAGAGACGAGCACAGTGCGTGCGATTCTCCCCATGCCCCGGAGTCTATCGACGGGGGCAGCCCCACCGGCAATGGGGAGGGGTACCCTCGATGGGTGCCGATCTCTCCTCTCCCTCAGCGCCATGGTCTTGATGCCGCGTGGGTGCGCACCCCGCGCGAACGGCGCTGGAAGAGCCTGAGATGGTTCCTCGTTGAGCGGCTGCCGAAGCTGGAGCCCGACCGCATCGACGAGATGCTCGCGAACGGGGAGTTCGCTAACGATGACGGCAAGCCGTTTCCCCCGGATGCCCCCTATGCGCCGCACACTTTTGTGTGGTTTCACCGCGACCTGCGCGACGAGGTTGAGGTGCCGTTCGAGATCGACGTGCTGCACTGCGATGAGCGCATCGTCGTGATCGACAAACCGCACTTTCTCTCCACGATTCCGCGGGGGCGTCACGTGACGCAGAGCGTCGTCGTCAAGGCGAGGCGGATGCTGGGGATGCCACAGCTTGTTCCGGCGCACCGGCTCGATCGCGTCACCGCTGGAGTGCTGCTGCTCACCGCATCCCGCGAATGGCGCGGTGCCTACCAGACGATGTTCGACCGCCGTGAGGTCGAGAAGGAGTACGAGGCGATAGGGGATGCTCCGGGCGGCCGTGAGCTGCCAGCAACGGTGCGGAGCCACATCGTCAAGATTCACGGTGAGATGCGGGCATACGAGCTGCCCGACCGCGAGCCGAACGCCGAAACACGCATCGAACTTGTCGAGCAGCGCGACGGTCTTGGCCGATACCGGGCGATTCCCCACACGGGTAAGACGCACCAGATTCGTCTGCACATGAACGACCTGGGGCTGCCGATCGTGAACGATCCGTTCTATCCCGAGATTGTCGATGTCTCCATCGACGACTTCTCATCTCCGCTGCAGCTGTTGGCGAAGACGCTGCGCTTCATCGACCCCGTCGATGGCACACCGCGTGAGTTTCAGAGCAGGCGAACTCTCGAGGAGTGGGCAGCCGTCACTCGGTGAAGGGGCTGGCGTTCGGCACCCACGGGGTGTCGTTGTCGTGGTCTTCGGCGTATGCGGTCGGAACAAGAATCTGCCCGGGATAGATCGTGCTGCGGCAGTCGAATCCGGGCTGCACATCGAGTGTCTCGATTTGCCACCAGCGGCGGTCGAAGCGGTCGCAGATGACGCTGGCGACGTCACCAGAGACGACTTCGTAATACCAATATCCTGCGTCGTCTTGCTGTGCTTCGCCCGATGCCCCCGTGCGCGCACCCAAGTCCTGAATCTCGGCAGGGTCGAATTCGGTGGCGGCATCCTCGTCTGAATCGCCCTCATCATCGTCGGCAGGGGCAGGAACCTGTGTGGGTTCGGCGACGACAGACGGCGTCGGGCGCGGGGCGGTGGTTTCAGCATCGCCCTGTGAATCAGAATCACCTGACGAGCAGCCGGCGATGGTGAGCACGAGCCCGAGCGACAGCGCGCATGCCAGCATCCGTGATCTGCCCGAGCGTCCCATGCGGGGGACTCTACCAGCCGATCGTGGCACAGCTCACGCGTGAAACTCAGGCAGTATTGTTGCGTTAATCGCCACGGATTTTCGGAGGTGTGTGTGAGCGACTCAAACAACGTGACGTGGATCATCGGTGCCAGCTCGGGCGTGGGTGCCTCGAGCGCTGTCACACTCGCAGCATCCGGTCGCACGCTCGCGCTCAGCGGGCGTCGCGTCGATGCTCTCGACGAGGTGCGGTCGCGGGTAGAGCAGCAGGGCGGCTCGGCGCTTGTCGTTCCCATGGATGCTGCAGACGACGCATCGACGCGCGACGCACTCGACCGTATCGCCGCGGACGCCGGTACGGTGAGCGAGGTGGTGTTCTGCGCGGGGCTCAATGTGCCGAAGCGCAATTGGGATCTGCTCGAGATCTCTGAGTTTCAGGCTGTCGTGGAGACGAATCTCACTTCCGTCGCGCGCGGCATTGCTGCGGTGCTGCCTGGCATGCGGACGAACGGTGGCGGACGAGTTGTCGTCATCTCGTCGTGGGCTGGCTGGTCGTTCGGACGTGGTGCGGGCGTTGCGTATTCGGCGAGCAAGACCGGCCTTGCATTGCTGACCGAATCGCTCAATGACCAAGAGAGTGCCAATGGCATCAGCGCGACAGTCATCTGTCCTGGTGATATCGACACGGAGTTCGTTGACAAGAGGCCCACGGTTCCGGATGCTGAGGCACGCAGCCGCATGCTCAGCCCAGACGACGTGGCACGTACTGTTGCGTTCGTGCTCGACTCGCCCGCCGAGGTCTGTGTCAATGAGCTGGTGATTTCGCCCGTTCGCAGTCATTCCTATGGAAAATAGCAGGCAATTTTGACGGCTTACCGGAACTGTCGGTTCAACTGTGGCGTGACTCATGGTTTCTGCATGCGGATGGCTTGAGAGAGCACACGTCGTAGCGCTTCGAGCTGTGTGACTCGTGCGTTGGGTGTGTCGGGGCCGCCGCGTACGTCAGGTGCGCGGCCCGGTATCTCGATGATCGTCTGGAGGGTCACTGTTGTCGTCTTCGTTGTCTGTGATGCGGCGTCGCCGTCCTAGATACCGTCGGTTCACATACCAGCCTGGTGGGGTCAGTCTGGGGTGGCCGTTTTTGTCGCGGGAGAGGGACCATTCGCCGCGTTCCAGCAATCTGTGGTGATACCAGCAGACGATCAGGCCATTTGCAACATCTGTTCGGCCGCCGTTTTCCCATCTTTGCACGTGATGCGCTTCACACAGCCACGCCGGAATGTCACAGTCGGCAGCCGCGCAGGTGTTCCCATCACGAGCAATCAACGCCAAACGTTGCTTCGCGGTGAACAACCGTTGCGCGTGCCCGAAGTTCAACACGTCGCCGTGTTCGTCAATGTGCACCTGGCGGGTGTCGCCATCGCACTGCATCTGTGTCACAAACGACATCGGCAACGGTGCTGGTGTTCCCGGTGACCAGGCAGCACCGGTACCGGCGTCGAGGTCCTCGTTCTTCACGGTGACCATCACCGTGGGACCGCGGCCGTGGAGTTTCGGTGTGGACGTCATCTTCCCCACACCGGCGATCATCGCGGTGAACGCGTCTGCGCGTTCCTGCGGCTTCGACCGGGGTTCCGATTCCTGGCCGTGCGCGGAGAGTTCCTCGGTGTGCATGAACGTTGGTGAGGTTCTCTTCGACATGCACGCGTCAAACACGGGTGTCACCTGCGCTGCCTGTTCCGGTGAGAGCACACCGGTGATCTTCATTGACCCGTCGTCTTGGTGTTTGAAGACCAGTTTTCGTGCCTCGTGGAGTTCTTCTGCTGTGGGTTCGACACCGTCAGGGTCCAGAGCGACACGGAACACGCGGGCCTGCTGCCGCACAGCATCCGCCGTGAACGGCACTTCACCGAACGCACCCGTCGCATTACCGATCAGAGTCTTCTCGGCCCAGTCGATCTGCTCCGGCGCCACCCGGGGCAGGACAGGTGCCAACGTCGACGTGATCGACTCGGCAACATCCAGACCAATCGTGCCCTCCGACAACGCCTGCGCCGTCTGAGCAAACACGGGCTCGAGAGGTAGCCCGATGTCTGAGACTCGCGGTGTTGTGTGTTTCGCGACAGTCGCGAACCGATACGCGGTGGAGTTCTTCGCCCCCGTGATCACCTCAAACAATGCTGTGGGGCTCTTCGCCCCGTGACGGGCAGCGAGACCATCAAAACCGGCATCCGTGTCAGAACGGCGGGCAATATCTCCGACGTTGCCGACTTGCTGGCCTTCGATAATGCGGGTGATGTTGCTGAGAAGCCCCGTATAGGTCAACAGGGTATCGGCAGTGAGCGCTGCTGGGTCGATCGAGGCCAGCTCTGCAGCACCGGCCAGAGTCTTCTCCGCGGCACGCACAGCAACAGCATCCGGACCCTCATTGGGTTCGAAACCAGGTGCCGCGACTGCTTCGTGCATGACCAAAGTATCGCAGGACCCACCGACACGCCCACCGACAGAACACCCGGTCACACACCCATTGTGGATAACTCGACAAAGTTTCTGCCTGTGGACGAAGAAGCGAGCAGACAGGTCTTCGACAGGGGCCAGAGCCAAAGGGCTGGCCAGCGCGCGAAGGAGTTGCGAGCGTTGTTAGTCTCGCAACGAGTCGCGAGGAGAGCGGCTCTCAAGAAGGTGCTCTACCTCTGCGAGGGTCGCGAACATGATGTCGTTCACGGCCTTCTGCGCAGCATCCGGATTCTTGCTCGCCAGCGCCTCGGCCAGTTCGACGTGGCGCCCAGCCGACGCTGAATCGAGGCTCTGCGCCGTGGAGTACGAACGCGA contains these protein-coding regions:
- a CDS encoding FadR/GntR family transcriptional regulator is translated as MADEQRAWETVLSRVEADLLDGTLIPGDRLPGERALAAELGVGRSSVREALRVLEVLGLIRTAAGSGPSAGAIIVATPRGGMSALLRLQVAAQGFALRDIVDTRLVLEAAVAEELANQHPDLSAAEVLLTAMDADDLTSDEFLVLDARFHLALAEASGNDVIAATMAGLRDAIESYAREGSARIEDWPATAARLRTEHAGVLAAITEHDPDAARARVHAHITGYYAQITEPPHREESQNGHSPAPEAR
- a CDS encoding small hydrophilic protein → MARLSWLAIPAALIIAAGIWWSAEVLLQPDEPTLGPAVVITPTGTPPPDSGTTAPTDPPSSTPPRDGASTVPPAPPPDAGDDDDDDGDDDDSDDDD
- a CDS encoding DUF2207 domain-containing protein, translated to MGRIARTVLVSGAAIVAGAAIATTMLTGPAAFAADVSTTPAASALGPFAGDVNDFEFAELSVDYTLGRDDDGGSTLKVVEEFTAIFPDIDQNHGMRRSIPTTYNGQPLDPELVSITDGEGIERPTETDSEDGTFQMTSRSDDYLHGSQTFVFTYTLHHVTWSFEESDTEEFYWDVNGVDWVQPFGSVTATLHVPAELADALTGEQSCYQGAQGATDECTISAMTDAEGAATVTASAYDLNPHETMTFAVGFEQGTFVPYDTSFFARPWGWLQLLATIAALGMIIPAIITRVRTLKDSPGRPTIIAEYEPPRGIDALQAAVFLGKKPKAIPAEVLEQAVSGSIRILEGKRKLFGGARLQAQLLDPSKADVDGRMLLYGLFGGAPAGAVFEFGSTDRRFSKVAQDTLTWAKTSLKGLGLWRTNNSRAGVIGVLISFLVMLASVGFGIVSLAVHVDPALPILLLLASVAAFGTSLVLVIHRPLSPAGADVRDHLKGLEEFIRWAEADRIRMLQSPSGAERRTFDPTDPRQVLHLYEKLLPFAVVFGQEKQWADQLAVLYQYTGNTTPGWYYGAGGFSAAAFSSGISTLSTSAVSSSSSTGGSGGGGSAGGGGGGGGGGGGV
- a CDS encoding pseudouridine synthase, with the protein product MPISPLPQRHGLDAAWVRTPRERRWKSLRWFLVERLPKLEPDRIDEMLANGEFANDDGKPFPPDAPYAPHTFVWFHRDLRDEVEVPFEIDVLHCDERIVVIDKPHFLSTIPRGRHVTQSVVVKARRMLGMPQLVPAHRLDRVTAGVLLLTASREWRGAYQTMFDRREVEKEYEAIGDAPGGRELPATVRSHIVKIHGEMRAYELPDREPNAETRIELVEQRDGLGRYRAIPHTGKTHQIRLHMNDLGLPIVNDPFYPEIVDVSIDDFSSPLQLLAKTLRFIDPVDGTPREFQSRRTLEEWAAVTR
- a CDS encoding SDR family oxidoreductase — encoded protein: MSDSNNVTWIIGASSGVGASSAVTLAASGRTLALSGRRVDALDEVRSRVEQQGGSALVVPMDAADDASTRDALDRIAADAGTVSEVVFCAGLNVPKRNWDLLEISEFQAVVETNLTSVARGIAAVLPGMRTNGGGRVVVISSWAGWSFGRGAGVAYSASKTGLALLTESLNDQESANGISATVICPGDIDTEFVDKRPTVPDAEARSRMLSPDDVARTVAFVLDSPAEVCVNELVISPVRSHSYGK
- a CDS encoding alpha-hydroxy acid oxidase; translation: MVTRQLPKPAEIFELMSFKKPEFNGKKRRLGSALTIDDLRTIAKKRTPAAAFDYTDGAAEGELSLDRARQAFKDIEFHPDVLRPAAHVDTSTTILGDHSALPFGIAPTGFTRLMQTEGEIAGASAARDAGIPFTLSTLGTTSIEDVKAANPHGRNWFQLYVMRDREVSYELTRRAAASGFDTLFFTVDTPVAGARLRDTRNGFSIPPQLTPGTIINAIPRPWWWIDFLTTPKLEFASLSSTGGTVGELLDAAMDPTISFDDLDVIRGMWPGKIVIKGVQNVQDAAKLVDRGVDGIVLSNHGGRQLDRAPIPFHLLPKVRQEVGADATVMIDTGIMNGADVVASLALGADFTLIGRAYLYGLMAGGREGVDRTIAILRDEIVRTMKLLGVSSITELEPRHVTQLARLVPVSTDALEVASTTD
- a CDS encoding GNAT family N-acetyltransferase; the protein is MITLRPWSLSDASALRECIVTSPDLTRQVGTADVSTIEACRAFIRDALPNEASAVNLAACIDDIPVGNVGISNIEYRHSTGWTYYWLAASARGQGIATRALATISAWAFTEQSLHRLSLGHRVDNPASCRVATRAGFRAEGIERERLRYGTERFDVETHARLATDAAPDFEALPLAA
- a CDS encoding HNH endonuclease signature motif containing protein, with protein sequence MHEAVAAPGFEPNEGPDAVAVRAAEKTLAGAAELASIDPAALTADTLLTYTGLLSNITRIIEGQQVGNVGDIARRSDTDAGFDGLAARHGAKSPTALFEVITGAKNSTAYRFATVAKHTTPRVSDIGLPLEPVFAQTAQALSEGTIGLDVAESITSTLAPVLPRVAPEQIDWAEKTLIGNATGAFGEVPFTADAVRQQARVFRVALDPDGVEPTAEELHEARKLVFKHQDDGSMKITGVLSPEQAAQVTPVFDACMSKRTSPTFMHTEELSAHGQESEPRSKPQERADAFTAMIAGVGKMTSTPKLHGRGPTVMVTVKNEDLDAGTGAAWSPGTPAPLPMSFVTQMQCDGDTRQVHIDEHGDVLNFGHAQRLFTAKQRLALIARDGNTCAAADCDIPAWLCEAHHVQRWENGGRTDVANGLIVCWYHHRLLERGEWSLSRDKNGHPRLTPPGWYVNRRYLGRRRRITDNEDDNSDPPDDHRDTGPRT